In the genome of Hymenobacter cellulosivorans, one region contains:
- a CDS encoding endonuclease, with the protein MKHLFAWAVAAAMSLSTAVTAQVMPAAPPTNLQGQQLKDWLRANWYDGKRIDLGYDQARGKMYNYVDVFDGRLTCVYSGYSVPKTIDSTATSTGGVGLINCEHTIPQSWFNEVSRMKSDIHHLFPTYTQWNSNRGSDMFADVPDSQTKIWMRNTTSQSTIPTSNIDEWSEDSGPLFEPREDHKGNVARCAFYFYTMHQGQTFDAGKDVITGLADLQTLYRWHLADPVDAHERERNRRTAKSQGNFNPYIAYPELVARAYGLIAQPTFAFATATGSILEGNSGTKTYTTTISVDPAPTSTITVQVGADAANSSALSPEDYTFTTQTLTFVAGETSKPVTVTINGDTKSEADEVVQLRLSSPSSGSSTGSASTHSLVITNDDGEPTTVKFASAAGSILEGNSGTQTYTVNVTLTGSANAAAVTVPVNVVAASTSANATDYILNTTALRFAAGQTNQTLPVTITVNGDVTPEASETVYLTLGTPSDGAVIGNPGAHTFTITNDDQVPGGAPCTKLFFSEYVEASSGNNKVLEIFNPSPFTVELTGMRVDLFANGSTTPTTQALSGSIAPGGVYIIANPTSSPAILALANITSSVTFFNGDDAIGLFDGTDTLDVIGVIGQRPAATGWVIPGGGTTTDNTLVRKTTASQGEARWSRGAATWEAKGADVTSNLGGHASACFLLSTKAPVVTNKLEVYPTPTTQLLHVRLPEAAARSKATITLLNTLGQQVLTRQQTLGGSTEATLDVRSLPAGLYTVQVALDGTIYTSRAVVQP; encoded by the coding sequence ATGAAACACCTATTCGCATGGGCTGTGGCCGCTGCAATGAGTCTGAGTACGGCCGTAACGGCGCAGGTAATGCCCGCGGCTCCTCCGACCAACCTGCAGGGGCAACAGCTGAAAGACTGGCTGCGCGCCAACTGGTACGACGGTAAGCGTATCGACCTGGGTTACGACCAGGCCCGCGGCAAAATGTACAACTACGTGGACGTGTTCGACGGCCGCCTGACCTGCGTGTACTCGGGCTACTCCGTGCCCAAGACCATCGACTCGACGGCTACCAGCACCGGTGGCGTGGGCTTGATCAACTGTGAGCACACCATTCCGCAGTCGTGGTTTAACGAGGTGAGCCGGATGAAATCCGACATTCACCACCTGTTCCCGACCTACACCCAGTGGAACTCGAACCGCGGCAGCGACATGTTTGCCGACGTGCCCGACAGCCAGACCAAAATCTGGATGCGCAACACGACCAGCCAGTCGACCATTCCCACCAGCAACATCGACGAGTGGAGTGAAGACAGCGGACCGCTGTTTGAGCCCCGCGAAGACCATAAGGGCAACGTGGCCCGCTGCGCTTTCTACTTCTACACCATGCATCAGGGCCAGACCTTTGATGCGGGCAAAGACGTAATTACCGGCCTGGCTGATCTGCAAACGCTGTACCGCTGGCACCTGGCCGACCCGGTAGATGCGCATGAGCGGGAGCGGAACCGCCGCACGGCCAAAAGCCAGGGCAACTTCAACCCCTACATTGCCTACCCCGAGCTGGTAGCCCGCGCCTACGGCCTGATTGCCCAGCCTACCTTCGCCTTTGCTACTGCTACCGGCTCCATTCTGGAAGGCAACAGCGGCACGAAGACCTACACCACCACCATTAGCGTGGACCCCGCTCCTACCTCGACCATCACGGTGCAAGTCGGCGCGGATGCCGCCAATTCCTCAGCCCTGAGCCCCGAAGACTACACCTTCACGACCCAGACCCTGACCTTCGTGGCGGGTGAAACGTCCAAGCCTGTCACGGTAACCATAAACGGCGACACCAAGTCTGAAGCCGACGAGGTAGTGCAGCTCCGGCTGAGCAGCCCCAGTAGCGGCAGCAGCACCGGCAGCGCCTCCACCCATTCCCTGGTGATTACCAACGACGACGGGGAGCCCACCACGGTGAAGTTTGCCTCGGCTGCCGGCTCTATTCTGGAAGGCAACAGCGGCACCCAAACCTATACCGTGAACGTGACCCTGACCGGCTCGGCCAATGCTGCCGCCGTAACGGTACCCGTCAACGTAGTGGCCGCCTCGACCAGCGCCAATGCAACGGATTATATTCTGAACACCACCGCGCTGCGTTTCGCCGCTGGCCAGACCAACCAAACGCTGCCCGTGACCATTACGGTGAACGGCGATGTGACGCCCGAGGCCAGCGAAACAGTGTACCTGACGCTGGGCACGCCTTCTGACGGGGCTGTAATCGGCAACCCCGGCGCCCATACCTTTACCATCACCAACGACGACCAGGTTCCCGGCGGCGCGCCCTGCACCAAGCTCTTCTTCTCGGAATACGTGGAGGCCAGCAGCGGCAACAACAAGGTGCTGGAAATCTTCAACCCGTCGCCGTTTACCGTCGAGCTGACTGGTATGCGCGTGGACCTGTTTGCTAATGGCTCCACTACGCCAACGACCCAGGCTCTGTCGGGCAGTATTGCGCCCGGCGGCGTGTATATTATTGCCAACCCCACTTCCTCGCCAGCCATCCTGGCCCTGGCCAACATTACCTCAAGTGTGACCTTCTTCAACGGAGATGACGCCATTGGCCTGTTCGACGGCACCGATACGCTCGACGTCATTGGCGTAATCGGGCAGCGGCCGGCCGCTACCGGCTGGGTTATTCCCGGCGGAGGTACCACCACCGACAACACCCTGGTGCGTAAAACAACCGCGTCGCAGGGTGAAGCCCGCTGGTCGCGCGGGGCGGCTACCTGGGAAGCCAAGGGCGCCGATGTAACGTCGAACCTGGGCGGCCACGCTTCGGCTTGCTTCCTTCTGAGCACCAAAGCTCCGGTAGTAACCAACAAGCTGGAAGTATATCCCACGCCTACCACGCAGTTGCTGCACGTGCGCCTGCCCGAGGCCGCCGCTCGCAGCAAGGCCACCATCACGTTGCTCAACACTCTGGGCCAGCAGGTGCTCACCCGCCAGCAGACGCTGGGTGGTAGCACCGAGGCCACCCTGGATGTGCGCAGCCTGCCCGCCGGCCTCTACACCGTGCAGGTAGCCCTGGATGGCACTATTTACACCAGCCGCGCCGTAGTACAGCCCTAA
- a CDS encoding fasciclin domain-containing protein translates to MLKLLLLNLTLALCFITSPRATAQSSQPLKSKVDANKAKVRQGGTMTKTKVAPDGKAKVKGKATNGSKLKAKTKPTALKITPGVVVGGNLMMPDQDIVANAVNSTDHTTLVSALRAGGLVETLKGPGPVTVFAPTNAAFDKLPAGTVTTLLLPENKQRLSTILAYHVVSGRLLANDLKDGQQLTTVEGETLTVARKGNTVLLRDVRGGTATVTIPDVLSSNGVTHVIDTVLMPTK, encoded by the coding sequence ATGCTCAAACTTCTGCTCCTGAATCTTACCCTGGCCCTTTGCTTTATCACGAGCCCGCGTGCTACCGCCCAAAGTTCCCAACCCTTAAAGTCAAAGGTGGATGCCAACAAGGCCAAGGTCCGGCAGGGCGGCACGATGACCAAGACCAAAGTAGCCCCCGATGGAAAAGCCAAGGTGAAGGGCAAGGCCACAAACGGCAGCAAGCTCAAGGCCAAAACCAAGCCCACGGCCCTCAAGATAACGCCCGGCGTGGTGGTGGGTGGCAACCTGATGATGCCCGATCAGGACATTGTGGCCAACGCCGTGAATTCTACCGACCACACCACGCTGGTATCGGCCCTGCGGGCCGGCGGCTTGGTCGAAACCCTCAAGGGGCCGGGACCGGTAACCGTTTTTGCGCCCACCAACGCGGCCTTCGACAAGCTGCCCGCCGGCACGGTTACCACCTTATTACTGCCCGAAAACAAGCAGCGGCTCAGCACCATCCTCGCCTATCACGTCGTATCGGGGCGCCTGCTGGCCAATGACCTCAAGGACGGGCAGCAACTGACCACGGTGGAAGGCGAAACCCTTACGGTGGCGCGCAAGGGCAACACCGTGCTGTTGCGCGACGTGCGGGGCGGCACCGCTACCGTAACTATTCCCGACGTGCTGTCCAGCAACGGCGTTACCCACGTCATCGACACGGTACTGATGCCGACCAAATAG
- a CDS encoding EamA family transporter, producing the protein MWWFYALLSASFAALTAVLAKVGIKGVNSDLATAIRTLVILLVAWGIVAAKGSLAELGTLTPRNWLFLALSGGATGLSWIFYFRALQLGRVSQVAPVDKLSVALAIMLSVVFLGEKLTVPVAFGAALIIIGTLVLIWG; encoded by the coding sequence ATGTGGTGGTTTTACGCCCTTCTCTCGGCCAGCTTTGCGGCCCTCACTGCCGTACTGGCCAAAGTAGGTATCAAGGGCGTCAATTCAGATCTGGCGACGGCCATCCGGACGCTGGTAATTCTGCTGGTAGCCTGGGGTATCGTGGCCGCCAAGGGCAGTCTGGCCGAGCTGGGCACTCTTACCCCGCGCAACTGGCTGTTCCTGGCTTTGTCGGGCGGAGCAACGGGCCTGTCGTGGATATTTTACTTCCGGGCCCTACAGCTGGGCCGGGTGTCGCAGGTGGCGCCCGTGGATAAGCTGAGCGTAGCACTGGCCATCATGCTGTCGGTTGTTTTTCTGGGCGAGAAGCTGACTGTGCCCGTGGCATTTGGGGCCGCCCTTATTATCATTGGCACGCTGGTGCTCATTTGGGGCTAG
- a CDS encoding STAS/SEC14 domain-containing protein has translation MEILYDTPSLSISYDILNQWLYVEWKGQHNEVSAVTGGDVVLRLLQQHPCTKMLNDNSQVTSDWDKGAAWVGGHYYDQLARGGVRYVAWVYPPHWRARKSMDKAMQFVTRPMVVTFDDLATAYEWLRTTA, from the coding sequence ATGGAAATCCTCTACGATACGCCTTCCCTCTCTATTTCGTATGATATCCTCAACCAGTGGCTGTACGTGGAATGGAAGGGACAGCACAACGAGGTTTCGGCCGTCACGGGGGGCGACGTAGTACTACGCTTGCTGCAGCAGCACCCCTGCACCAAAATGCTTAACGACAACAGTCAGGTAACTTCCGACTGGGACAAAGGCGCGGCCTGGGTGGGCGGCCACTACTACGACCAGCTGGCCCGCGGCGGCGTACGGTACGTGGCCTGGGTGTATCCTCCCCATTGGCGGGCCCGCAAATCCATGGACAAGGCTATGCAGTTCGTAACCCGCCCCATGGTCGTCACATTCGATGATCTGGCTACGGCCTATGAGTGGCTGCGCACGACCGCCTGA
- a CDS encoding T9SS type A sorting domain-containing protein, with protein sequence MRALSPIPTTTSHVLDSVASWWSHAIILLSLLMMARAMRAQALDSDHVAFSESAGGSTAPAFAGALFAYDGGSRCAGTVGQLVPAWANGAQAGTFSASPAGLSINPTTGVVDLARSRAGAYTITNHLTASGTTGLSASTFLVLHTLPSPILTASGPTTFGNGGAVTLTASGGTEGATYQFFNNGQLIREATSNTYTATTSGSYTVLVINPGSCVAASAAVPVRVTPAAAKTAPELSIAPNPTPAHFTIYTGASSAAARISVRNSRGEEVQTGQVPAGVRSYDVDLSRLAPDTYILQVTTATGSVMRRVVRE encoded by the coding sequence ATGCGTGCCCTGTCTCCTATTCCAACCACTACTTCTCACGTTCTCGACAGCGTGGCCTCCTGGTGGAGCCACGCCATTATTTTGCTCAGCCTGTTGATGATGGCCCGAGCAATGCGCGCCCAAGCCCTGGATTCTGACCACGTGGCCTTCTCCGAGTCGGCGGGCGGGAGCACTGCCCCGGCCTTTGCGGGGGCACTTTTTGCCTACGATGGCGGGAGCCGCTGCGCTGGCACAGTGGGTCAGCTCGTGCCCGCCTGGGCCAACGGAGCGCAGGCTGGTACGTTTTCGGCCAGTCCGGCGGGCCTGAGCATCAATCCGACCACGGGCGTCGTAGATCTGGCCCGCAGCCGGGCCGGGGCCTACACCATCACTAACCATCTGACGGCCAGCGGCACCACGGGCTTGTCGGCCAGCACGTTTCTGGTGCTCCACACGCTACCCAGCCCCATACTGACGGCCAGCGGCCCAACCACGTTTGGCAATGGCGGTGCCGTAACCCTAACAGCCAGCGGTGGTACCGAAGGAGCTACCTACCAGTTTTTCAACAATGGCCAGCTCATCCGGGAGGCCACCAGCAATACGTATACCGCTACTACCAGCGGGTCGTACACGGTGCTGGTTATCAATCCGGGCAGCTGCGTGGCGGCTTCGGCGGCTGTTCCCGTTAGGGTGACGCCAGCCGCGGCCAAGACAGCTCCGGAACTCAGCATTGCTCCCAACCCCACACCGGCGCATTTTACCATCTACACGGGGGCCAGCAGCGCGGCGGCCCGGATTTCGGTGCGCAACAGCCGCGGGGAAGAAGTGCAAACCGGCCAAGTGCCCGCTGGCGTCCGTTCCTACGATGTTGACCTGAGCCGTCTGGCCCCCGATACCTATATCCTCCAAGTCACCACGGCCACGGGCAGCGTCATGCGACGCGTAGTGCGGGAATAA
- a CDS encoding sensor histidine kinase: protein MKLSTKFSLFNALSRVAILLLLVGVLPPVMSQLALVSTDNRLAQKKEKVLRLIRRNGISTFIEGDQSSYGSYNLLKEEFISLEEIPPGPRIDVIEDSKRAVEDEIVEYRVLSYSFAQGPKYYLLEIGRSTGSIDETERNFRTYAFYILLVAVALTTLADLAFFRYLLEPFYTIIRQRLKNAHHPAAFNFTPIPTSTDDFRYLDESLREMMTTIQASFSKERKFIADASHELLTPLAALQYRFDNMLSDESLSDENLLRVVESQRTVHRLRTIIKSLLMISKIENDQFPRTESVSLGQLVAEVSEEVQDRLAVLNLSLSQEVQPDFVVPAANRGLLFTLLFNLVSNAIKYNREGGQIMLLGRPAPGGYVLEVRDTGRGIRKEQLPRLFHRFDKGSTTDPDSYGLGLSIVRTIADLHGIRIEVNSIEGLGTSFLLFFPAQ from the coding sequence TTGAAGCTCAGCACCAAATTCAGCTTGTTCAATGCCCTGTCGCGGGTAGCCATTCTGCTACTGCTGGTAGGTGTGCTGCCACCGGTGATGAGCCAGCTGGCCCTAGTATCGACGGATAACCGGCTGGCCCAGAAGAAGGAAAAGGTGCTGCGCCTGATTCGCCGCAACGGTATTTCTACCTTTATCGAGGGCGACCAGTCGTCGTACGGCAGCTACAACCTGCTCAAGGAGGAGTTTATTTCGCTCGAGGAAATACCGCCCGGACCGCGCATCGACGTGATTGAGGACTCGAAGCGGGCCGTGGAAGATGAAATCGTGGAATACCGGGTGCTGAGCTACTCTTTTGCCCAGGGCCCGAAGTACTACCTGCTCGAAATCGGGCGCAGCACGGGCAGCATCGACGAGACGGAGCGCAACTTCCGCACCTACGCCTTCTACATTCTGCTGGTAGCTGTGGCCCTGACGACGCTGGCCGACCTGGCCTTTTTTCGCTACCTGCTGGAGCCATTCTACACCATCATCCGGCAACGGCTTAAGAATGCCCACCACCCGGCCGCTTTCAACTTCACGCCTATCCCGACCAGCACCGACGATTTCCGCTACCTCGACGAGAGCCTGCGAGAAATGATGACCACCATTCAGGCTTCGTTTTCCAAGGAACGCAAGTTTATTGCCGACGCGTCCCACGAGTTGCTAACCCCGCTGGCTGCCCTGCAGTACCGTTTCGACAATATGCTCAGCGACGAAAGTCTGTCGGATGAAAACCTGTTGCGGGTCGTGGAGTCGCAGCGCACGGTGCACCGGCTGCGGACTATTATCAAGTCGCTGCTGATGATTTCTAAAATTGAAAACGACCAGTTTCCGCGCACCGAAAGCGTATCGTTGGGGCAGCTGGTGGCTGAGGTGAGCGAGGAAGTGCAGGACCGGCTGGCCGTGCTCAACCTCTCGCTCAGCCAGGAAGTGCAGCCCGATTTTGTGGTGCCGGCCGCCAACCGCGGCTTGCTCTTTACCCTGCTCTTCAACCTGGTTAGCAACGCCATCAAGTACAACCGGGAGGGTGGGCAAATCATGCTGCTGGGCCGGCCGGCACCGGGCGGCTACGTGTTGGAAGTGCGCGACACCGGCCGGGGCATCAGGAAGGAGCAGTTGCCACGCCTGTTTCACCGCTTCGACAAGGGCAGCACCACCGACCCGGACAGCTACGGCCTGGGCTTGTCCATTGTCCGCACCATTGCCGACCTGCACGGCATCCGCATCGAGGTCAACTCTATTGAAGGCCTGGGTACTTCTTTTCTGCTTTTTTTTCCGGCTCAGTAA